A genomic window from Acinetobacter chinensis includes:
- the rplY gene encoding 50S ribosomal protein L25, whose amino-acid sequence MANFVLNAVAREEAVQGKGSSRRLRLQNKVPAIIYGGEAAPVAVTLELRELVKALESNAFFEEVVEINIDGKAESVKIQALQRHPAKNTPMHADFKRA is encoded by the coding sequence ATGGCAAACTTCGTATTAAATGCAGTAGCACGTGAAGAAGCAGTTCAAGGGAAAGGTTCGAGCCGCCGCCTTCGTCTTCAGAACAAAGTACCAGCGATCATCTACGGTGGTGAAGCTGCTCCTGTTGCTGTAACTTTAGAACTTCGTGAGCTTGTTAAAGCTTTAGAAAGCAACGCTTTCTTTGAAGAAGTTGTTGAAATCAACATCGACGGTAAAGCTGAAAGCGTTAAAATCCAGGCTTTACAGCGTCACCCAGCTAAAAACACGCCTATGCACGCTGACTTCAAACGCGCATAA
- a CDS encoding ribose-phosphate pyrophosphokinase, protein MPNLVVFSGSAHPQFAQKVVSHLHIPLGAAAVGKFSDGEITVEITENVRGKDVFIVQPTCAPTNDNLMEILVMADALRRASAGRITAVIPYFGYARQDRRPRSTRVPITAKVVADMLTTVGIDRVVMIDLHADQIQGFFDIPVDNIYGTPALLADLRQQSHDNLMVVSPDVGGVVRARAVAKQMGDIDLAIIDKRRQKANESQVMHLIGDVKDRDCVIVDDMVDTAGTLCKAADALKKFGARKVVAYATHPVLSGKALENLKNSVIDELVVTDTIPLSDEALNLGKIRQVSVASMVAETIRRINNEESISAMFDSYL, encoded by the coding sequence ATGCCCAATCTTGTCGTTTTTAGTGGGTCTGCGCATCCACAATTCGCCCAAAAAGTCGTTAGCCACTTGCATATCCCTCTGGGTGCTGCCGCTGTAGGTAAATTTTCTGACGGTGAAATCACTGTTGAAATTACTGAAAACGTGCGTGGTAAAGACGTATTTATCGTACAGCCTACTTGTGCCCCTACAAATGATAACCTGATGGAAATCTTAGTAATGGCTGATGCTTTGCGTCGCGCAAGTGCTGGTCGTATTACTGCTGTGATTCCTTACTTCGGTTATGCCCGTCAGGATCGTCGTCCTCGTTCAACCCGTGTTCCAATTACTGCTAAAGTTGTTGCAGATATGCTGACAACTGTAGGGATTGACCGTGTTGTAATGATCGACCTGCATGCTGACCAGATTCAGGGTTTCTTCGATATCCCTGTAGATAACATCTACGGTACTCCTGCATTGCTTGCTGACTTACGTCAACAATCACATGACAACTTGATGGTGGTTTCACCTGACGTTGGTGGTGTAGTTCGTGCACGTGCTGTTGCTAAACAAATGGGTGATATTGACCTGGCAATCATTGATAAACGTCGCCAGAAAGCGAATGAATCACAAGTGATGCATTTGATTGGTGATGTGAAAGATCGTGATTGTGTCATCGTCGATGATATGGTTGATACAGCTGGTACATTGTGTAAAGCTGCTGATGCATTGAAAAAATTCGGTGCACGTAAAGTTGTAGCTTATGCAACTCACCCAGTACTTTCAGGTAAGGCACTTGAAAACCTTAAAAATTCTGTGATTGATGAATTAGTTGTAACAGATACGATTCCTCTTTCTGATGAAGCTTTAAATCTTGGTAAGATTCGCCAGGTTTCAGTAGCAAGTATGGTTGCTGAAACAATTCGTCGTATTAACAACGAAGAATCTATTAGCGCAATGTTCGATTCTTATCTATAA
- the ispE gene encoding 4-(cytidine 5'-diphospho)-2-C-methyl-D-erythritol kinase: MIRVQSPSKLNLFLHITGRRENGYHELQSIFQLTDLSDWLEFTQTDTQDVSIDGLNSVDLQQNLIFRATEILKPYAQQPGGLHIRIEKNIPMGAGLGGGSSNAATTLIVVNQLWKCGLNTEQLAELGLRLGADVPIFVHGRNAWAEGIGEHLTFIDLDQKQYIVLKPDCFISTQLLFSQKTLTRDTKPTKFCAYQLKPSDFINNFEPIARSLYPEVDEAMRYLNQFGTAKLTGTGACVFVEVTEDMNTDEILKHSPCKSYIVNSLKESPLIHFKV; the protein is encoded by the coding sequence ATGATCCGAGTACAGTCCCCTTCCAAATTAAATCTGTTTCTGCATATCACCGGTCGCCGTGAAAACGGTTACCACGAACTGCAGAGTATTTTTCAGTTGACTGACCTGTCTGACTGGCTGGAGTTCACCCAGACAGATACTCAGGATGTTTCAATTGACGGATTAAACAGCGTTGATTTACAGCAGAATCTGATCTTCAGAGCGACTGAAATCTTAAAACCATATGCTCAACAGCCAGGTGGTCTGCATATCCGTATTGAAAAAAATATTCCCATGGGTGCAGGTTTAGGTGGTGGTTCCTCCAATGCAGCAACCACCCTGATTGTGGTCAATCAATTATGGAAATGCGGTTTAAACACTGAGCAGCTGGCAGAACTGGGTCTGAGACTTGGCGCTGATGTCCCGATTTTTGTTCATGGACGGAACGCATGGGCTGAAGGTATTGGCGAACACTTAACATTCATAGACTTAGATCAAAAACAGTACATTGTGTTAAAACCTGACTGTTTTATCAGCACTCAACTGCTTTTTTCACAAAAAACATTGACAAGAGACACTAAGCCTACTAAATTTTGCGCCTATCAGCTTAAGCCATCCGATTTCATAAATAACTTTGAGCCAATAGCAAGAAGTCTATATCCTGAAGTCGATGAAGCGATGCGGTATCTGAATCAGTTCGGAACTGCAAAACTTACAGGTACAGGTGCCTGTGTTTTTGTTGAAGTCACTGAAGATATGAATACTGATGAGATTTTAAAACATTCACCATGTAAATCCTACATTGTGAACAGCTTAAAAGAATCACCACTCATTCATTTCAAAGTGTAA
- the lolB gene encoding lipoprotein insertase outer membrane protein LolB, which yields MQLFSRFSTVLVTSGLLMLTGCQQYTKPQLPPEAQLPEAPSQFSLQGKIGVRTPQQSGSAFFTWIQQQQEFDIELSGILGVGKTQITGKPGEVSLNSAKTGLITAETPEELLERATGWQAPITHLVSWVQAKPATTSAEIKKDEQGRIEQLNEDGWAVSLSYNEATLLPNKLILKQSLESGQENRITMIIQNR from the coding sequence ATGCAATTATTCTCACGTTTCAGCACTGTTCTTGTGACCTCAGGATTACTGATGCTGACTGGTTGTCAGCAGTACACCAAACCTCAGTTACCCCCTGAAGCACAGCTACCGGAAGCACCGAGCCAGTTCAGCCTTCAGGGTAAAATCGGTGTCCGCACACCTCAGCAGAGTGGCAGTGCATTTTTTACATGGATACAGCAGCAGCAGGAATTTGACATAGAGCTGAGCGGTATCCTGGGTGTGGGTAAAACCCAGATCACAGGAAAACCAGGTGAAGTGTCTTTAAACAGCGCTAAAACTGGTCTGATTACTGCTGAAACACCTGAAGAACTGCTGGAAAGAGCAACGGGCTGGCAAGCACCGATTACACATTTAGTCAGCTGGGTTCAGGCAAAACCTGCAACGACTTCTGCTGAAATTAAAAAAGATGAACAGGGACGGATTGAACAGCTGAATGAAGATGGCTGGGCTGTCAGTCTCAGCTACAATGAAGCTACCCTTCTTCCCAACAAACTGATTCTTAAACAATCACTTGAATCTGGTCAGGAAAACCGTATTACAATGATTATTCAGAACCGTTAA
- a CDS encoding tetratricopeptide repeat protein — MRQTNSRLNGATIKQYSTTFLLVGSMASSAQVRAAGEIYHADSNYNAIKQSMIAEFALAYHDFPTALHNYTVLAIKSNSTAVKQRALNIAIEQDNLQAALDIATHWVVQEPSDVPALFYLSHIALKTHEYELAAETLDKILKIDPTADLEEILAGISPESEEDRQYLTSALSSSSERENPSILVLIAGLEAQNGQLKQALETVNKALKKRPKATSYILMKANLLNAMGDDNATRAWYERASRKNRNNLEIRLAEVKYLIKKNESELALEHLETILKKWPDAEEALFITGLTAIDLEKYEIAEKYLVELRYSAQYQNEAYYYLAVNAERKQHFETAKAYYRLVDGSLYTVSRRNMISIFAQQNRLNDALRFLTQERVNYPQHASFLYLAQAEILKRTNNKKAALRILDEAIKNLPDDPELIYAEVLLLDPYESRDKLDRLLKKLLEIEPNSPTYLNAYAYTLALQNRRLDEARKYAEQALDNAPEQASILDTLGYITFLQNDFKTSAQVLQKAYSISKSIKIGVRYARALYMQGELNQFNTVLHQLQQNHPDDPQLDQLTSLLLPQQTKKS; from the coding sequence TTGCGTCAAACAAACAGCCGACTCAACGGCGCGACAATTAAGCAATATTCTACCACATTCTTACTGGTCGGTAGCATGGCTTCCTCAGCACAAGTTCGTGCTGCTGGAGAAATATACCATGCCGATTCAAACTATAATGCCATAAAACAAAGCATGATTGCCGAATTTGCCCTGGCTTATCATGATTTTCCAACTGCTTTGCACAATTACACCGTTCTTGCCATCAAAAGCAATTCAACCGCGGTCAAACAAAGAGCCTTAAATATTGCAATTGAACAGGACAACCTGCAGGCAGCACTGGATATTGCAACACACTGGGTAGTTCAGGAACCCTCAGATGTTCCAGCCCTGTTTTATCTGTCGCATATTGCGCTTAAAACACATGAATATGAACTTGCAGCTGAAACACTGGATAAAATTTTAAAGATTGATCCAACCGCTGACCTGGAAGAGATTCTAGCTGGCATTTCACCCGAATCCGAAGAAGACCGTCAGTATCTGACCAGTGCTCTCAGTTCAAGCAGTGAACGTGAAAATCCATCCATCCTTGTGCTGATTGCAGGTCTTGAAGCGCAGAACGGTCAGCTGAAACAGGCACTTGAAACAGTCAATAAAGCCTTAAAAAAGCGTCCTAAAGCAACCAGTTATATTTTAATGAAAGCCAATCTCCTGAATGCAATGGGAGATGATAATGCGACACGGGCATGGTACGAAAGAGCCAGCCGAAAAAACCGCAACAATCTTGAAATACGGCTCGCTGAAGTCAAATACCTAATCAAGAAAAATGAATCTGAACTGGCACTCGAGCACCTGGAAACCATTCTGAAAAAATGGCCTGATGCCGAAGAAGCACTGTTCATTACAGGTCTGACTGCGATTGATCTTGAGAAATATGAAATTGCAGAAAAATACCTGGTCGAACTGCGTTATTCAGCTCAGTATCAGAATGAAGCCTATTATTACCTGGCGGTCAATGCTGAAAGAAAACAGCATTTTGAAACAGCCAAAGCCTACTATCGACTTGTAGATGGAAGCCTGTATACGGTTTCCAGACGCAATATGATCTCAATCTTTGCACAGCAGAACCGTCTGAATGATGCACTGCGTTTTCTGACACAGGAACGGGTCAACTATCCACAGCATGCCAGTTTTCTCTATCTTGCACAGGCTGAGATCTTAAAACGAACCAACAATAAAAAAGCAGCATTGCGCATTCTGGATGAAGCCATCAAAAACCTGCCCGATGATCCAGAACTGATCTATGCTGAAGTCCTGTTACTCGACCCTTATGAATCCAGAGACAAACTGGACAGACTGCTGAAAAAACTGCTTGAGATTGAACCCAACAGTCCTACCTACCTGAATGCTTACGCCTATACCCTGGCATTACAGAACAGACGGCTGGATGAAGCACGGAAGTACGCAGAGCAGGCACTGGATAATGCACCCGAGCAGGCATCCATCCTGGACACACTGGGCTACATCACTTTTTTACAGAATGACTTCAAAACATCTGCCCAGGTACTGCAAAAAGCCTATTCCATCAGTAAAAGCATAAAAATTGGTGTCCGATATGCACGCGCCCTGTACATGCAGGGTGAACTGAATCAGTTCAACACAGTGTTACATCAGTTACAACAAAATCATCCAGATGATCCACAACTGGATCAACTGACTTCATTACTGTTACCTCAACAGACTAAAAAGAGTTAA